The following are encoded together in the Blautia obeum ATCC 29174 genome:
- a CDS encoding class I SAM-dependent methyltransferase has translation MKAVQITGWCARFIREQVQPGDICIDATMGNGNDTLLLSSLCGKDGHVFAFDIQEEALINTRKRLMEADAPQNYTLLLESHTNIEHYVDPGTVSCITFNLGYLPGGDHTKATHADTSIAALSKSLDLLQKGGLISLCIYSGGDSGFEERNAVLAWLKELNPHKYLVIRSDYYNRPNNPPIPVLIIRQ, from the coding sequence ATGAAAGCAGTTCAAATCACAGGATGGTGTGCACGTTTTATCAGAGAACAGGTCCAGCCCGGAGATATCTGTATAGATGCAACCATGGGAAATGGGAATGATACGCTTCTTCTCAGTTCTCTCTGTGGAAAAGACGGACATGTTTTTGCTTTTGATATTCAGGAAGAGGCACTTATCAATACACGTAAAAGGCTCATGGAAGCAGATGCACCCCAGAATTATACCCTTCTTCTGGAATCGCACACCAATATAGAGCACTATGTCGATCCGGGTACTGTCAGCTGCATTACCTTTAATCTTGGATATCTGCCGGGTGGGGACCACACCAAAGCAACCCACGCCGATACCAGCATTGCCGCACTTTCCAAAAGCCTGGACCTTCTGCAAAAAGGCGGGCTGATCTCACTCTGCATCTACAGTGGTGGTGATTCCGGTTTTGAGGAACGTAATGCTGTCCTTGCCTGGTTAAAAGAACTGAATCCACATAAATATCTGGTCATCCGCAGTGACTATTATAACCGTCCGAACAACCCGCCAATTCCGGTTCTGATCATTCGTCAGTAA
- a CDS encoding peptidylprolyl isomerase, which yields MKSRILAVLFAVVLTAGTLAGCGSSKKADDTKTETTDEKSEDKASSDEDTKDVNVASEEEAEEAGFSDGTDTDGATVENTVLDTSQELTGIHHADISIRDYGDIKVELDADTAPVTVTNFVKLAQEGFYDGLTFWRIMDGFMMQGGDPKGNGTGGSGETIKGEFSSNGVKNDISHVRGTISMARSTDPDSASSQFFIVQSDSTFLDGDYAAFGKVTEGMDIVDEICKNANPTDDNGTIKADEQPVIDSIQITD from the coding sequence ATGAAATCCAGAATTCTGGCAGTGCTTTTTGCCGTTGTGCTGACAGCAGGTACACTTGCAGGATGTGGCAGCAGCAAGAAAGCAGATGATACAAAAACAGAAACTACAGATGAAAAATCAGAAGATAAAGCTTCTTCTGATGAAGATACGAAAGATGTAAATGTGGCAAGCGAAGAAGAAGCGGAAGAGGCCGGCTTCAGTGACGGTACTGATACAGATGGTGCGACTGTGGAAAATACAGTGCTTGATACCAGCCAGGAGCTGACAGGAATCCACCATGCGGATATCAGCATCCGTGATTATGGGGACATTAAAGTGGAACTCGATGCCGATACAGCACCGGTCACCGTTACCAATTTCGTGAAACTGGCACAGGAAGGTTTTTATGACGGACTTACGTTCTGGCGTATTATGGATGGCTTTATGATGCAGGGTGGGGACCCGAAAGGAAATGGTACCGGAGGATCCGGAGAGACTATTAAGGGAGAATTCTCAAGTAATGGTGTAAAGAATGATATTTCTCATGTGAGAGGAACCATTTCCATGGCAAGATCTACGGATCCGGACAGCGCAAGTTCACAGTTTTTTATCGTCCAGTCAGACAGTACTTTCCTGGATGGCGATTACGCAGCATTTGGTAAAGTGACAGAAGGTATGGATATCGTTGATGAAATCTGCAAAAATGCCAACCCAACGGATGATAATGGAACAATCAAAGCAGACGAACAGCCGGTGATCGACAGCATTCAGATCACAGACTGA